In the Acomys russatus chromosome 20, mAcoRus1.1, whole genome shotgun sequence genome, ACTCCCCACTGTCTCATAAGACCTCAGTTCAGTTCAGCTCTCACTTCAGCAGAAAGAGGTTACCAGCAACAAGTCACTATGTTCACACCAAGTTCTTAGAGGCAAAGCTCAGGGAAGACTGTGGCTTTCAGCCAAGACCCTCAAGATGGAGCCTGTTGATAACTGTTGGTCCCTCACAGCAGGAGGTGTTGAAGCCTGCTCCTTTGGGTGGCATAACTATAGACCTTTTTATTTTAGGCCCACCAGCCATGTCACCTCACCTCATTGCTGATGTAAAAGAGTCTCTGTATGTTTGATCAGCATACCCTATGGCCTTATTAATCAGCAAAAATTCCCCAACCACAAGCCAGTTGCCCGCAACTGCCAGGCACATCTGCAAGGTTAGCTAGAACTGCTTGTTAgcaaaaataacttgagtcagagctgacccCACCCTGTTCCACTCTCCACCCTCTGTATGAGCTAATTGCAGTTTTCACTTTTGAATATGCAATACAATTTCCCCTCAAGGACATGGTCCAGATCCCAAACTGGccacctccctgagctcagaaaataaagctttcattttaagcgtCTGcgtctgaagtgagttttctcggCTTCCATCCTGAACCCAACAGAGGCACTGAACGTTGTTGACCTCTTGCCTGGGATTCTGGCCAGCTGTAGGTCCCTCCGGCCTAACTGCACATAGCCTTATGGTCTCTAGAGGCGGAAGGATTGACTGAATGTTATGCAGCTATGGTGAAACGTGGGGCAGTATGGCTGCTTTGGGCTCACCCATGCTcctataagccaaataagctcACTGATTCTTCAAGTTGGGCTCCGGTGAAATCACACTTGGGTTGGTCAGTGGTGTCCCATCTTGGGTAGGTGGGAGAGCAGGAATTTGTTTCTATTACCCCAGGGAAAGAATTCACAAAACAGATGTTCACACATGAACCCTCCAGCAGTTCCTCGTGACTCAGTGAGAGGTATGGAGGAAGGCCTTCGACACACTGACCCACATTCTTTGGCCAGAGCCAACACTTGCTCACATGAATTCAGTTCTGTACTTTTAGCAAATAAGCAGGATTTCTGTTAGTCTCACATGAATTAAACTGCCTTAGGAGACTGTCCTGCCTACAGCTCTGTACAAGAGCGCTCACACCCTGTGCCACACCTGGGCTCCCTGTGGCATGGGCTCCCTGCTGCACGTCCACAGTAAGCCTCCAGTATCCTCTCTACGGCACACCGGCACACTGTGCTTACTTCTGGCGCCAGCCACTGTGCGGATCCCGAGCCTGCAGAGAATTGCCTGCTAGAGTAAGCCACTCCTTAGACACTTAAATCCTGCCTCTTGGGTGGgtcccagcatgcactgcagATCCTCATCTGAGCACTCTAGAGATAATTTTGAAAAACCATTGAGATAccttaggaaacaaacaaacgaaaggcCATGGCTCTTCCAAATGGTCCCAGTTGCCCTGGGTCCTGCGCCACCCGAGCCTTGTAAGACTTACGTTCACCCGCATCCACCTTCTCCTGAGATTCCAGCTGAGATTCGTATTTGGACAGCTGCTTCTTGATCTCCACGTCCTCGTCGTTTTCAGGCTTCTTTTGGTTCTGAAGCGGGCAGGAAAACAACATTTTGAAATAACTGATTTGCTTATGTGGACAGCTTTCAATACAAGTGGGGCTGTGGATCAGCGCTACAGCACTGGCCTAACATAAGTGGGACCCTGGGtccaatccctagcaccacaacCAAGCAAAAACCAGGTAGGTAAGCAAAGACATGGAAAAGGCAGCCTATGCTAAATTAAAGCACCTAGTTTAGCACTAGTATGACTTTTGGCCATAATagttgtcaaaaagaaaaaagaaaaaaagcctgaCTCAAATTAACCACAGTTAATCTTCCTGTGCGGCCTCTCGCCAGCTATTGTGGTGTTAGAAATGCACATCTTGAGGCATTTGGGGACTGGCAGTGATGCCCAATGTGGACTTTAATTAGATCCTGGGCTGATCCATCCACACGCTAAAGCTAACTTCCTCCAGGCTTGGTAACCACTGGGCCACTATCGGACATTGAAACTTACTTTTTGTTATAAAGAGCAAGGATAAGTACCTTAGTAAAAACACCATTAACATAATCAAAGATTCAGTTTTCAgttttgtatctgtgtgtttgtgtgcccagagaggccagctgAGGGCACTGGAGCCAGGGTCACAggtgctgtgagctgcctgatgtgggttctgaagactccagtcctctctaagagcaacaagagctcttaactccTGGGCCAGCTCTCTACTCCTAgtatttcctttattttgaaGTACTTATTATTTAGCCTTGAAAttaccagctttttaaaaaaccttgatTGTTTCTTGTATATTTTTGCGTGGCAacggggatggaacccaggtttTCATGTATGTTCCACAAGCACTGTGCCACCGAGCTAACCCATCAgaattttctctcctctcctcacctctctctccctgagacagggtttccgtCTGTAGTAAGGCTAGGCTCAGCTCATGGCACTCTGCCTACATcacgctgagtgctgggattgggggggggggctcagacACTATTACTAAGCACTGTAGCCACCCCATGTGCTAGGCTTCCTACGTGATTCTGAGGCAACGTTTATGCTGCAGAGGTCTCACAGAATGGTCAAGTCTGTGCGTCATCTACCATGTGgtagataatatttttaattataggaattACCACAAATAATATTATTTGCATTACATTTAAATGAGCAAGATACACCTAGTGGCTACTACTGCTGTTCCCAGAAGACTGGAGCATTAACACAGGTGAGGACTTCACAATTCTTGCTTGTAATCATTGatgcattttataaaagaaaaccacagggTGCTATCAGAGTGTATAACAGGACCTGAGGAAGTTTCAGgatgggtttttttaaaaatgcagcagTTAAACCAAGACCTGAGAGTGAGCATGGCTTTGGGTGAAGGATGGAGAGGCAGAATTCTAGGTAGTATTTTTCTTAAGTGTGAGAGAGGGTTCATAAACAGCAAAAATCCAGTTTCTTCCAGGAACTAAAAGAAATGCATGGTAGCCTGAGAGGCTCTCTCTATAGCATGGTTGGGACAGAGTTGAAGCTGCAGCAACTGAAGGAGACCAGGTAACACGGAGCACTGTTGGGAGTGGCCTTTGTTCAGAGAGCAAGGGGAAGGCGGCACTGGAGGACCCGGAGCAGAGATgtggagcactgcctgctctgtATAAATAAAGTAGGTGGGAGAATGGAAAGTATGTGAACAGGCTGGGAAGACTAGGCCTGGACTAGAGTGACAGCAAAAACggttggggaaatagaaagagtgTGGACATGTCTGGTAAAGCCTGGCTGGACCTGGATGGCTGGAGTCACAAGGACTCTGGTTCCCAGCGAGAGCTGTAGTTCTGCTGTGTGGAAGGAGCTATGGCGTGGAGCTGCGGGCAGGGCCGGACTACACAGACAGAGCAAGAGCAGTTACTCTAACTGGAGTGCACTCCACACTAACTGACTGCACCTGCCATACAAAGCACCGGGGCACAGCTGAGGCTCCTTCAGGAAAAGGCCTCTTATGCTGAGGGCTGACACGTTTCTCACAGTCATGACACAATGaagggcttttattttgtttctctttatgaGGGAAAAAAGGAATTAAGAAGTGACACTAAAACTTGAAtgctcttgaagaagaagaagaagaagaagaagaagaagaagaagaagaagaagaagaagaagcagcagcagcagcagcagcagcagcagcagcagcagcagcagcatcatcatcatcatcatcatcatcatcatccaacCTTTTCTGACATGGGACCAAACTTGGTGCAGGCTGACTGGAGTACTTTCTGCTGCCTCATGGTTCCTCCATCCCATAGGCATGTATCGTCATCTGCTACGTGCCAGATAGAGGGAAGTGCACAGGACACAGACGTCCTGCATCTTCCATGCGCATGTTCCACTGCATGTCTTAAAATAGAGAAACCTAACTTCCCTGCGGCAATCCACAGCAATATGAAGATTGCTTTACTGTTAAAGATACTGGCACAACACATGGTTCATAGTTTATTAGTGACTTACAGTTGGAAAAGAAACTGCTATATTCTATATAATAGCCTGTCTTTTAGCATCTCAAGTTATAGAGGTCCCAGTTAAAAGAAAGTTAGCTAAAATGTAGGTAAAAATTGAAAACTAAGGCTGATAAGATAGCAGAGTGGGTAgaggacacttgctgccaagcttgatgacctgagttctgtccctggacccacatggtaTAAGGCAAGTTGTCCTCTTTCCTCCATGTGTGTCATGGCATTCATGTGACCTCCCCcacataaacataatttaaaactgatctagccaatggacagctcactctccacagttgtggggagagcagggactgcctctggtgcccccaatttgatcacttcccattggtggggaggcccggcagcacacagaggaaggggaagcaggctatctggatgagacctgatagactttggtcatatggtgggagaagaggtccccttctgtcagaggtctaggggaggggtacagagcagaagagggagggtaggaatgggaagatacaagcaagggcaTACCAATTAAgatataagctgaataaattatgataaattaaaatttaaaaataaaaatattaaacaaattagGTTGTTTGAATacacagccgggcagtggtggagcatacctttaatcccagcactcagggatacatgtatgtatgtatatatgcatgcatgtatatatgtacatatatggtacacatatatacacgcaggtaaaacattcatatacatgaaataaatattttaaaaattaaaaaaaaaaaaaggaatgaagaaactATTCTTTCATTTGTGTTGCCTTTTGAAACAGATTCTcacatagctcagactggcctcaaacttgctatgtagaagaGGATGACCCTAAGACCTTAATATTTGTGCCTCTAtcttccaggtgctgagattacaggcatgtgacaccatgcccagctcaggagGAGgctattttttacttatttcttccttttaaactTGGGTCCATTAAGTGGAGGGTTCATACTTgtaatatatgattttttaaaaatctgctttttgAAACAAGACTCTTACTACATAGTCCAGACTGCCGTGAAATTcattatgtagttcaggctggtctttAAGCTCAGGATACACCATCCTCCAACTCCTAAGCACAgggagattacaggtgtgtgtcaccctACCCTGTTTAGCATATGAAATTTTTCTGAGTGTAAAATCCCTAAGGGTAAACATTTCATAGGATGGAGGCGGTGGCACTTCTGCTCACACATACGCTTGTTTCCCACAGTGAGACTGATGCTCAGTTGGGGCCAGCTACACTTAATCTTTAGGCTTTTCCATGCCAACTATCCTGGTTGTATAATTACACAACTTAATTACAGGTTGCTCAAATTCGAAATGACGGTCAGAGTAGCTACTTCTGTGAAAACAGAAGCTGAATGCATTTAAAAGATGCCAAGACAAATTCTGgcccaaaaaaagaaagggaaaaaaaaaaaaaaaaagaaagaaagaaatgaaagaaaaagatttttatataaGGTGTCCatgtaatattttcaaaatctaGGATCTGTGTTCAGAGCAGCTCTACGAGTAGGTGACCTCTTGTTCAATTTTAGAGAAACCAAAACTGGAAATGAAGCTGAGCTATAGCAGAGGTATAAAGACAATAAGGACATAGAACTAATCACCCCatgcccatttttcttttttttaatcagacgATGAGAACTTGTCTGGTTTTTATTTAGaacattttgagacaggtctcacatagcccatctgatctcaaactcactatggcagctgagactggccttgaagcgCCGGGGTGACAGTCGAGCCACACCGGGCTGGCTGCACTCCTCACTTCCAAGAGTTCTTCTGCCAGTCTTCTGACTGCGCTGCCTGATCACATCAGATTAGACGGGGACCCCCCTCATGGCTGAAAGGTGGTATTATCACAAAGAAAGGGCCTCTAGCTGCCTTCAGACTGTTTTATGGCCCAATTTGCAAATGACAAGCTTGTAAGTCATGCAGCCGTTGAAGCACAGCAGAACCACAGTTATGGCAATTAACTTAAAACCACCGAGTTTACTTCACCACAGCACCAATGCGGGCTGATGATGTGTCTGTAACACATGTGCTCTCTAATGCCAGGCTTCTGCTTTGGGGTCAGTCATATACATTATACAGATAGCAGGTCCTCAGTAACTGTAGCCTtaccttttttttcttatctttaaattGCTTGATCAACGTGAGTACGTGTTCCACAAGAAACATGAAATATAAGCCCCCTAGAGCGGTCAGACCTTTCCATGTGGAATCAAAATAGGTGCTTTCTTCTATGTTCTGCGCTGACAGGTGGCTGAACAGCGGGCCTCTTTTCATTTCCATTGCTGGTTCGTCATGGCTATGACTGTGGTGGTGACTTGCATGAGACTAAAAGTGACGTGATACACAATTTTTATTCACTGGTTTCACACATTACAGCAACTGGTAGATATGAAATCATTCAGAATAAGGCAGTGGATACTTTAGAGCTGAGGAGAACTTGGAAAAACAAAGAGGATGATGGGCAGCTGGCTACCTAGGGCTTCGTGAATGCTACCTGCGATGCACTTAACAGAGTGGGTCTGTTTGCTGTAAAGGCAGACTGATCATCATAACTTAGAGTATTATCAATGTCTGACATGTTAGCACTGCCACAATGAACACACACTTAATATGCATTAGAGATCTATCACTTACAGGTGCCACCTGAAAGGCACAGGGACAGGCCCCATGGCAGCTGAGAGCCTGCGGCAGAGTGTAGCAGTAACTAGCTGATGCTTCTTAACAGGAAACCAATCAGTGTGCAGCATCCTAACAAAGGCCATGGGGTACCTGCTATGCACAGGACACGTCCCACAGATGGTATGCCTAAATACCTGTCACTTGGTATTTGGGGAAGCAGCCACTCAGAATAGTCTTCATTTTGAATCCAACATGAGATTGTCAGTGTTCTAGAAAGAAATAACTTCCCCTTTCTAGCAAACTGAAAATGTCtatgctaatttctttttcagaattgCGTACTAAAGCCAGGGCTTTACTCATTCCTGTCGAGCGCTTTACCATTAAGCCATATCCTCAACCCtcttaagagaaatgaaaaagtgaCTTCCAAATATTTCCTGCTTGTGACTTGCCCAGCCTGTCTGTTGAAGTATTTATTCAGGTCATGAAGTATGAATCTCTAGACACACAAACTCAACGGCAAAGAAAAAGCTCTAAGTTTCATGGATGTATGAAACTTTACATCTGTGGCAACAACAGGTAAGCGCTATTGCCGCTGTCACGGTGCTTCCAATCTGAGCACGATTTCTCTCCTTTAATTAGTTCAAAAAGCCTGGGATGATTTGGTACAGTCTCTAAcagacaaaagcaacaaaacaaaacaacaaaagtcttACCAATATGTACTAAAATCTTGCATGTTatcaaatatactttaaaattaacttttcaaaacaaggtttctaaCCTCTTATCAACACAAAGAGTCCGAGTGCAAACCCAATGCTTGTGATTTCAATGTGTGATGATAAAACCCAGCAGGGGATGGGTCACCACCACGGAACTTACATGTGGGAGAAGATGTAACAGAGCATCGCCACTCAGGGTCCCAACAGCCAGTGCCACGAGGAAGCTCAGCAGGAACTTGAAAAACACCCGGTTCATGAGTGGGACCAAGATGACgcccagcagagacaggaaactgATGATGGAGATGGCTATGAAGCCACCGAGCCAGGCTGGCAAACCAGTCAGAAGAGAGGGAAGTCACGTAAATATAAACCAAGAGGCTTCCAGCCAGGGCATTACACAGCACACAAGCAAAGCAGCTCAATGCAGGGCAGTGAGGACCACGGCACCCTCACTCTAACCCTGCCGCAGGCCCAGACAGAGTGTCCctatgtagcccgggctggcctggatggaactcacagagatccacctgcctctgcctccagagtgctgagattaaaggtgtgtgcttccaTACCTGACTTTAGTGGAAAAATCTTAAAATGGGgagtaaaggaagagaaaaagttaCAAGGATGAACTTTATCTTACTTGGGGCCCAAGTGGGGCTTTCATCTCCAGAACAGCTAAGGTATAAACAGGAGAGGAAAACAAACTAGGAACTCACTAATATCCTCAGGAAGCAATTTTCCTCATTATAGTGTTTTCCCTCTccactcctttttttcttcttttctttgagacagtccctatatagaccaggctagctttgaacttacaaCCCCCCTTCCCTAGCTTCCTCAAAACTAGGACTACACCTCCTAACATACAAGGctttatttgctttaaaatatatttattttattttatgcatatgtgtgtatgcttgagtgtatgtctgtgcaccatatgtgtgcaagAGCCCTCAGAGGTCTTGCATGGGATCACCTACAAGTGGAGGTAGAGATGgttggtgctaggaatggaaACGCATTTTCTtcaagaatagtcagtgctcttgaccactgagccatctctcaagcgcCATCCCACCCCCATGCCTTCTTAAAGGAGGCAAACACACTCTTAAAATTTATACTCAGAACATTCAAGGCACAGAACAACTAAGATTTTGCATATAGAGctacgattaaaaaaaaaagtctcaaatatAAAGAGAAGCACAGTGTTAAGTGTATATAGTAGAAACCGTTCTGATGTAACAAAGGCAACTCTACCTATTTGTAAAGAATAGGTCTTTGGAGGGATTTCCGCCTTCTTCTCACTTGCTGTATGAATCAGACAAGACCGAGCATCAATTTGATTGATGATGGCTGGGCAAAGATAGTTAAACTCTGTAGCATTCAACAGAACCTGGATGTTCATGCCATGGGTTGTCAGCAACTTTGTTGCATTGAAGCACTGAAGGAAACAAAGAGTGAAAATCACAGAAGGAAATTCCCACTAGAAGACTCTAAAATGTAGTCTGACTCATCTCTAGGACAGCTACTTTGTTGATAAAATTAATGCCAGTTAAAGTGAGCTTTGCTTTCAGCACTTTGGAATTTGTTTCCAGTAGCCCGAAGAAGACAGGATGTCACAACCATGGTATGCCAATTCTCCTCTGGCCACATCGCAAGTCACCACGGGACGAAGCTTCCAGGGGAACAAGCTTGGGGGTAAGTGGAGATTCACAAGCCTGTTAACTCATTGTATAAAGTTATTAAGGAAACGAGCTTTAATTTCAAAATGGGGTTCATTAGAGATTGAGAAATAGGTTTTGGGACGAATGCTCCCTGACTTGGCCTAAACAAGCCCAAGACATGTTGCTCCTGCTATGACACTACTTGCAAAAACTCAGCTCAAGTTCTGTCTACGTGCCTGGCACAATGATTCTCTGCAATGAGAGATTATTAAATTATACAGATGCAGAGGGCAACGCTGGTTAATAAAACAAACTTGTCCCAGCAGGCAGATGCGTTCAGCAGTTTTAATTGGAAGTTTAGTTTGAAGAGAAACTCCTCTATGCAATTTAGGGCCCCCCCTCTAAAGAAGGCCCACACTGTTATAGTATCTGTTTCTCACTTTCTACAAAGATATTTTAGAGTCTCCCAATTCTACACCATCACTACTCAGCACAACTTGATCACCAGTGTTGCCAGAGCGAGGACCATTCCCACAACTACCCCAAACATCAGTCATATACAGGTGTGCATGAAGTAGCTTCATTGTGATCATTAAAAGACTGGCAactaataccttttttttttttttttttttggcctgataTTGATCAGACAAAGTGAATTATGTAGCGCTGGGGAGTCTATTTTAGAAAAGCCACGTGATCTGGGTATCTTACCACCTGACAATCTTGGTCCAACTTGCTCCAACTTCAATCATTCCACAAGTCTCTGCCAAGGAGAGACCCAAAGCCGCTCTTGCTGTTTTCAGCTCCTTAGCTGTGCTTTCCCCTAAACCCTATAGACCGCTTCTTCAGATCCCCTACTGTCTGGTTATTAACATTATCCATCCCTAAGGACTTCCCCCCACAATTAACCTTGGCGTCTTTCTATAGTTAGAATAAACTCTGTATTAGGAAAACTCAGCAGGCAGCACTATTCTCCCACAGAGCTGGTCCTCAAGGATGTTTACAGCACAGTATAACAGCACTGTTCTTCTGAGCCAGTCTTCAGGGATGTTTATAACACACTGTGAGCCAACACCTtgctgagaaggaagaaaagcttcCCCTTAAAAACAAccgctttatttttattttacacttatccctggaggggagaaagaggtgCATTAAATACTGCACAACATTTATCTTACCTCCTGAATATTGTCATTTGTGTTTCGGGAATACATAAAGCTCTTTCTGGGCTCGCTCACAGACTCATTGCTTTTCCTACTAGCTAGCCGGCTCAACCGGCCCACTCGGCCCGCTCGACTCTTCTCTGTGATGCTGGGTGGGGTAGAAGGGCTTACATCTTTGGGGCGTTTCCCAGGTTTCGGAGTCTCTATTGTTTCTAGAAAGTGAGTTCCCTCAGAGACAGCGTTGTACACAGCTGAGGTCACTTCACTTGAGCTTGTACTCTCCTTGATGTTCCTTCGCTCTGGTGGGCGAGGTCCTTTCCCTTGGCTGGTTCTAGGAGTTTTACCTGAACTATCAGAGTCATGGTCTGGGCAGAAGGCTTTCCGATTGTTTTTACCAGCAGCAGCATGACTGCGGTGGGAATGGCGCTCATGGTCAGAGTGATGGTCATGGTCCGAGTGATGCTCATGGTCAGAGTGATGTTCGTGGTCTGAATGATGCTCATGGTCCGAGTGATGCTCGTGGTCTGAGTGATGCTCGTGGTCCGAGTGATGCTCATGGTCCGAGTGATGCTCGTGGTCATGGTGTATGTGGACTCTTTTCATCTTATCTATGCCTATGTTCTGAAGCAATTTTCTGAACCCTTCAACTGACAAGGAATCATTCTCTCCATAGCGGTAGAAAAGCTGTTGCAGATGATGCCGCTGCATGGTAACCGCCAAGTCAACATTAATGCCAGATTCCCAATACGAATTAATTTTCTCAGTGGTCTGCGAGAAAGCAGCTGTTGACTGTAGTTCATGAAGGGGATTTGTGACCCAAAGGGCAAACGTCAGGATCATGATTACAGATAACTTTGTGGCCATTGCACCTTCCTAGAAAAGATAGGGGAAAAAATTCTTTACCACAATTTAAGAAACTTCATGCTGAAAACTTATGGCTAGTTACACCATCAATGTTCACACAGCACTACTGATTCCAATTAGGATAGCCTGAGGGACTGTAGGGACCTGGAGAACTAGGGGCCTGGggttccccacccccctcccggTGTGCTAAAATCCCTCAAGCAGGTACACATCAGCCAACTACAAAGATACAATAATTAGCCCTGTGAAagcaacaggaggaggaagagatcccAGTGCTCCAGCCACACTGTCAGCTTCTTACTGAGCTGAGAGCCGGAGCTGAAAATGGAACCTAAGCACTTCCACCATCACCACAATTTCACAGAGTAACAGTCAAAAAATAAAACGTAGAAACAGCACTCTCAACTGACAgcctcaatttaaaaaagaaaaaggcttcaTTTTCCTTGGACACACATTATGCTCCTCTTCCCACCCTACGTAATTTTAccaaggttttgttgttgttgtgtgaatCAGGTTATTTTCTATGCATCTTCAAacagact is a window encoding:
- the Slc39a6 gene encoding zinc transporter ZIP6, yielding MATKLSVIMILTFALWVTNPLHELQSTAAFSQTTEKINSYWESGINVDLAVTMQRHHLQQLFYRYGENDSLSVEGFRKLLQNIGIDKMKRVHIHHDHEHHSDHEHHSDHEHHSDHEHHSDHEHHSDHEHHSDHEHHSDHDHHSDHERHSHRSHAAAGKNNRKAFCPDHDSDSSGKTPRTSQGKGPRPPERRNIKESTSSSEVTSAVYNAVSEGTHFLETIETPKPGKRPKDVSPSTPPSITEKSRAGRVGRLSRLASRKSNESVSEPRKSFMYSRNTNDNIQECFNATKLLTTHGMNIQVLLNATEFNYLCPAIINQIDARSCLIHTASEKKAEIPPKTYSLQIAWLGGFIAISIISFLSLLGVILVPLMNRVFFKFLLSFLVALAVGTLSGDALLHLLPHSHASHHHSHSHDEPAMEMKRGPLFSHLSAQNIEESTYFDSTWKGLTALGGLYFMFLVEHVLTLIKQFKDKKKKNQKKPENDEDVEIKKQLSKYESQLESQEKVDAGERPESYLRADSQEPSPFDSQQPVMLEEEEVMIAHTHPQEVYNEYVSRGCKNKCHSHFHDTLGQSDDLIHHHHDYHHILHHHHHQNHHPHSHSQRYSREELKDAGIATLAWMVIMGDGLHNFSDGLAIGAAFTEGLSSGLSTSVAVFCHELPHELGDFAVLLKAGMAVKQAVLYNALSAMLAYLGMATGIFIGHYAENVSMWIFALTAGLFMYVALVDMVPEMLHNDASDHGCSRWGYFFLQNAGILLGFGIMLLISIFEHKIVFRINF